Genomic DNA from Acuticoccus sp. MNP-M23:
TCGTAGCGGGCCGCGCCCGGATTTGATAAAGATCGAGGCATGACCAATTCTGTGCCACCGTCGTCAGCGCAGCCGGTGTCTCCGGCTCCCGACCTTCCGATCCTGATCGTTCTGCATCAGGCCAACTCGACACCCGGCCGTGTCGGGCAGATGCTCGTCAAGCGCGGCTACAAGCTCGACATCCGGCGCCCGGCGCTGGGCGACCGTTTGCCGGACACCACCCGCGATCACGCGGGCGTCGTGGTGTTCGGCGGTCCGATGAGCGCCAATGACACCGACGCTTTCATCAAGCGCGAGATCGATTTCATCAATGTGCCGCTTGCGGAGGAGACGCCCTTTCTGGGGATCTGCCTTGGCGCGCAGATGCTGGCCAAGACCATCGGCGGCCATGTGGCGAGCCACAGCGAGGGTCGCGTCGAAATCGGCTACTACGATATTGCACCGACCGAGCTTGGCCGCGAGATGATGGGCTGGCCGGACAAGGTGTACCAATGGCACCGCGAAGGCTTCCACACTCCGCAGGGAACGGCTCTTCTGGCCGAGGGTCAGCATTATGAGCAGGCGTTCCGCGTCGGCCCCTGTGCCTACGGCATCCAGTTCCACCCCGAGCTGACGCTGGCGATGATGCACCGCTGGACCACCCGCGGCCATGCACGGATGAGCCTGCCCGGCGCCCGCCAGCGGGCCGACCATTTTCGCGGCCGCGCCGTCTACGACGCACCGCTGAAGGAATGGCTGAGCCAATTTCTGGATCTGTGGTTGCCGAAGCGGGCGCGCCTCAAGTCACAGGACGAGGACAGCGCTTCGCTGCGGCTCACCGCCTGAGGCGGCGCTGCGCCCGCGCGACGGCAACTGTCAGGTGGGGGCTGACGCCAGGGTTCGGCCGCTGTTGATGCGGGACAGACCCTCCTTGGCCGGCGGATAGCCCGGCCGGAGCTGGATCGCGCGACTGTAATCCGACTTTGCCTTGCCGAGATCGCCTGCCGTTTCGTTGGCGCGCCCCCGGTTGGCCCAGGCGTCTGCATATTTGCGGTCGAGCGCGAGCGCCTGGTTGAAGTCCTCGAACGAGGCATCCACGTCGCCGGTGGCAAGGTAGCTGACGCCGCGGCCGTTGTAGGGCTCGGGTGCCTTGGGGTCGAGGCCGATGGCGATGCCGAAATCCTCAACCGCAAACGAGTGCAAATTCTGCGCCTGATAGATCAGCGCGCGGTTGTGGTAGGCGCGCGGATCACCCGGATTGATGCGGATGGCGTTGTTGAAGTCGACCAGCGCCTGCTCGTTGTTGCCGCGCAGGCGGTAGATGTTGCCGCGGCCGACCAGCGCCGTGTCGTAGGACGGGTTGTACCGCAGCGCTGCCGAATAGTCGGCAACCGCCTGATCCGGCTTGTCGAGCCGGCGATAGACCAGCGCGCGGTTGGCGTAGGCCTGATAATATTGCGGATTGAGCGCGATGGCCTTGTCGAAGTCGGCCAGGGCGTCATTTAGCTTGCCGGCACGGCCATAGGCTGTGCCCCGCACGTTGTACGCGCTCGAATCGCCCGGATTCGCGTTCACCACCTCGGTCAGCGAGGCGATGTTTTGCGGCGAACCGGACTGCGTGTTGACCACGCGGCCGGACGACGTCATCGCGCCCTCCGGATCGCAGCCCGCAAGGGCTACGGCGGCGGCGGCAATTAACGCGGTTCTGTAAAGGCGGGGGCTGATACGCATCGCCAAACCTAGCAGGGAAAGCAGAGAAGCGCGCGAGCGCGCTTCGTCAGCTGCGCTTCTTGCCGGGGATCAGGCCTTCACGCTGCGCGCGCTTGCGTGCCAGCTTGCGTGCACGGCGAACCGCTTCAGCCTTCTCGCGCGCCTTGCGCTCGGACGGCTTCTCGTAGTGGTTCCGCATCTTCATTTCACGGAAGATGCCTTCGCGCTGCATCTTCTTCTTCAGCGCTTTCAGCGCCTGGTCGACGTTGTTGTCGCGAACGAGTACCTGCACTCAGTTCAATCCTTCTGTTGCACGGTGATTGGCGGCTCGACCGTCATGCCGGACACAGGGAACGCGCGAGCCACGCAGCCGGGTCCGACAAGGACCAACCGCAAGACAACCGCAAAAATCGCTGCGAGGGTTGGCTGCTACCAGCGATTGCCCGCAAAGTCCACTGTGCGCTCAATGAAATTGACATGCCCCATCTTGCGACCGGGCGATGCGGAACGCTTACCATAGATGTGGCAACGCGCCGCCGGATTTTCCACATGGCGCGGCAAATCGTCGATTTCGCTGCCCAGAATGTTGAGCATCGTGACATCGGCGATACGGCTCGTATCGCCCAGAGGCCAGCCGGCAATGGCGCGAATGTGGTTCTCGAACTGGCCGGTCAGCGCACCGTCCATGGTCCAGTGGCCGGTGTTGTGGACGCGCGGTGCCATCTCGTTGGCAATGAGGGGGGCATCCGGATCGTCGGTGACGAAGAACTCGACCGCCAGCACGCCCACATAGTCCAGCGTGTCGGCAACGCCCTGCGTGAGCCGCCTGGCTTCGGCGGCCACGTCGCCTTCGACCGGCGCGGGAAATGATGTTTGCCGCAGGATGCCGTTTTCGTGGGTGTTGAGCGCCGGGTCGTAGCTCCGGCTGGTTCCGTCGGCGCCGCGCACCAGCACGACCGACGTTTCGGCTGTAAAGCCGATCCGCTTTTCCAGGATGGCCGGAACGTTGCCGATGGCGGCAAGCGCGTCGGCAGAGGCGACGTCCGGCGTGATGCGGGTCTGTCCCTTGCCGTCGTAGCCGAGGCGCCGCGCCTTGAGGATGCCGTCCGGGATCGACTGGCGGGCTGCGTCGAGGCTCGCTGCGTCGGTAATGTCGGCGTGCGGTGCGACGGGGAGGCCGCAGCGTTGCAGGAACACCTTTTCGGTGAGGCGGTCCTGCCCGGCGCCAAGGGCGGTGGCTGCGGGCCGGATGGGTGTGCCGACGCCCTCCAGCGCCGCCACCGGCACATTCTCGAATTCGAAGGTCAGCACGTCCACGTCAGCGGCGAAGGCGGCCATGGCGGGGGCGTTATCGTAGTGCGCAAGGGTGGTCTCGTGCGCCGCCGCGAAGGCAACATTGTCGCCGGACGGCGGGGCAAAGACGTGGACGCGGAAGCCGAGACGCAATGCGGCCATGGCCATCATCCGGCCCAGCTGTCCGCCGCCCACGATGCCGATGGTGGCACCGGTCTGAAGCGTCATGGCGTATCCGTCGGTTCGTCGGCGACGGCGCTGGTGGTGGCGGCGCGCCAATCATCCAGCCGCAGAGCCAGCGCCTCGTCCCCGAGTGCGAGCACTGCGGCGGCCAGCAGCGCGGCGTTGACGGCGCCAGCCCGGCCGATGGCAAGGGTGCCCACAGGCACGCCCGCCGGCATCTGCACGATGGAAAGGAGGCTGTCCCAGCCGGACAGCGTGCGGCTCAGCACCGGCACGCCGAAAACCGGTAGCGCAGTGAGGCTTGCAACCATACCCGGCAGGTGCGCGGCCCCTCCCGCACCGGCAATCACGACCTTGAAGCCTTCGCTTTTCGCCTTTCTGGCGAAATCGTAAAGCCGGTCAGGCGTGCGGTGGGCAGACACGATCTTTGCTGCATGGGGAACATCGAGCGCGTCCAGCGTCTCGGCGGCGTGGCGCATGGTCTCCCAGTCCGACTGGCTGCCCATGATGATGGCAACCGCAGGGGCTTGCGCGCTCACGCGATAATATCGGGCAGGGCTCGGGCCGACAGCATCCGTATCTCGTCCTTCAATTGAAGTTTGCGCTTTTTCAGGCGCTTGACCTGCAACAGATCGGTGGAGCCGCTGGCTTCCAGCGCATCGACGGCAGCGTCGAGGTCCCGGTGCTGCTCACGCAGCACTTCCAGCTTCTGCTCGACGGAAAGAGTATCCTGCTGCATCGCTTGCGCCAATTTTACGCAAACTCTTATAAGCGATTGAGATGCACTGTCGAGATGAGGCGTGCGCTGCATCCACCACTATGGACGCAGCGCAGCCGGTCAGCCCTCGCTGGGGCCCACAATGGCAACGGTCGGCGGTGTATCGCCGAACACGCGGCGGGCCGAGCGGCGCACATCGTCCAGCGTGACCGCGTTGATGAGGTCGTTGCGGTTGTCGATGTAGTCCATCCCCAGTCCCTCGGTCTGCAGGAACAGGAGCTGGCGCGCGATGGAGGCGGACGAACCGAACCGGAGCGCATAGGAGCCGGTGAGGTAGGCCTTTGCGGCCGCCAGCTCGTCTTCGGTAGGTCCTTCGGTCGCCATCTTCTCGAACTGGCTGAGGATCACCTTGATCGCCTCTTCGGCCTGATCGTTGCGCGTTGCAGTGCCGGCGCCGAAGATCGCGGTGTGCTCGTAGGGCGCCATGTAGGAGTAGACCGAGTAGGCAAGGCCGCGCTTTTCGCGCACCTCGTCGAACAGCCAGGACGAGAAGGTGCCGCCGCCCAGAATGTGGTTCATCACGAACGCGGGGATGAAGTCGTCGTCGTCGCGCTCGATGCCCACGCCGCCGAAGCGGATGGAAGTCTGCGGCGTGTCGAGCGACTCCGATACGGTGACGCCCGCGGCAGGCTCGATGTCCGCCACAGCGGTCAGGTTCGCATGGTCCGGCAGGTCGCCGAATGCCTTGTCGAGAAGACCCTTCAGGGTTTCGGCGTCAATGTCGCCGACGACCGCCACAAACAGGTTGTCCTTGGCGATAACATTGCGGTGCGCTTCGACAAAATCCTCCCGCGTCAGGGCGGACACGCTCTCGATCGTGCCGCTGGACGGGGTGCCGTAGGGGTGGCCGGGAAATGCGGTCCGGGCCCACAAATCACTGACCACGGCGTCGGCGTCGTTGATGTCGCGGCGAAGGCCGGTGATGACCTGCGCGCGCATCCGGTTCAGCGCCTCATCATCGAACCGCGGTTCGGTGAGGGCGAGGGCCAGAAGGTCGAACCCTTTCTCCACGCTTGAGGTGAGGGCCCGCATGTCGCCATAAAGGTCGTCGCGTGATGATTCGAAGCCGAGCCGGACCGCGTTGTCCTGGAGTGCGGTCTGGAAGGCGACCGAATCGAGGTCGCCGGCGCCTTCGTCCAGCAGGGACGCCAGAATGTTGGCCCGGCCCGCCTTGCCTTCGGGGTCCTGCGCAGAGCCGGCGCCTTCAAACGCAACGTCAACCGCCACAACAGGCACAGTATCGTCAGACACGAGCCAGGCCGTGATGCCGCGCGTGCTGGTCACTTCTTGAATGTCGATGGCCCACGCACTCCCGGCGCCGAGAAAAACGAACGAAGCGACGACGATGGCACGGTTTAGATAACGGAACATACCGAATTTTTCCTGTAAATCGCAGCCAGCTGGCGTGCGGCGGCGGCCGAGCCGGCCGCCGCTTTCCTGCCGGGTGCGGGCTTTTGTGCCTTAGGCGCCTTCGCCGGGGAGGAGACGTGCGGTCACGGAGCCGGCGTTGGTGAGGTACGCCTTGGCTGCGTTCTGCACGTCCGCTGCGGTCACCGCGTTCAGCCGCGACGGCCACTCCTGCACATCTTCGACCGTGGACCCCGTCGTCAGCGCAGCGCCGAAGATGCGGGCGAGCGTGGACTGGCTGTCCTGCGCAAAGATAACGCTGGACAGAACGGCGGTCTTGGCGCGGGCGACATCGCTGTCGGTGACACCATTTTGCGCAATGTCGGCCAGAATCTCGCGGGCACGCTTCTCGACGGTTTCAAGATCGGTTCCGTCGGCAGGGGTCGCGTAGAGAAGGAAGCGTGTGTCGTCCACCGCGCTCGACTGGTAGTAGGCGCCGGCGGAGCTTGCCAGCTGCTCGTTGCGCACGAGCGCGGTGTAGAGGCGGCTGGTGTTGCTGCCACCCAGAATTTCGGCAAGCACATCGAGCGCTTCGCCAACGCCGGGTTCGGCGGTCGTGTAGCTTGGCACCAGCCATGCGGTCTGGGTGCTGGGCTGGTTCACCCGCGGGTCGGTGAGCGAGACGAGCCGGTCGGCGCGCAGCTTCTGCGCGGCGGGGCGGGTGCGCACGCTGGCCGGTTCGCCGCCCGGAACCTTGCCATAGGTCTCGCCCGCGAGCGCGCGGATCTCGTCCGGCGTCACGTCGCCGGCAATGACCAGAACCGCGTTGCCCGGCCGGTAGTTGGCCTTGTAGAAATCCACCGCATCGGTGTGGCTGAGGCGGGCAAGCTCGTCCGGCCAGCCGATGATCGGGTCGCCATAGGGGTGGTTGACGTAAAGCGCGGTGTCCATCGCCTCGCCAAGCTCGGCGGACGGGCTCGTCTCCACGCGTGAGCGGCGCTCTTCCTGCACCACGTTCAACTCCGGCGCGCTGACAGCCTCGGTCAGCACCAGACCGCGCATCCGGTCGGCCTCGAAGGCCATCATGTCCGGCAGATTCTCCTTGGAGACCTGCTGGAAATAGGCCGTGTAGTCGTTGGAGGTGAACGCGTTTTCGCGGCCGCCCACGCGTGCGATGGCCGTGGAAAAGGCGTTGCCGGGGTTGGCCTCGGTGCCCTTGAACATCAGGTGCTCAAGATAGTGGGCAATGCCGGATTTGCCGGGCGGCTCGTCGGCCGAACCCACGCGGTACCACACCATGTGCGTGACGATGGGGGCGCGGCGGTCGGGAATGACGACCACGTCGAGGCCGTTGTCCAGCGTGAACGTCTCGGCGTCCGGCGCAATGGTGAGATCGCCCAGATCGATGGGCTGGGCGATGGCGGCTTCAACGGAAAGCATGGTGAGTGCGGCCACTCCAAGTCCGGCGAGGCGGTGTTTGAGCGTCATCGGCGTCCCGTCCTGTCCTGTTTCAGGGGGGACGCTAGGCGCCTCGGCGGCGGGGGGCCACTTAAGTGTTGGTAAGGCGCGCCGGGGAGGCGGCCCCGGCACAGCCCTCTTTCGGTTTTTGCCCTACTTCGCCTTCGATTTGCGCATGTTGGCGTAGAGCTGCTTCTTCACCCACTCCGAATTCTCGATGTCGCCCTTTTCGGGGAGGGCAGCAGTCTGGGCGGGCTCGCGATACTCTTCCGGCGGCTGAATGAGATATTTGCGCGGCGCGGCCTTGCCGTCCGCGGTGATCACTTCACGGCCGGGCTTCTTGAGCGTGAAGCCCTTGGCGGCCTTGTTGGGCTGCGCCTTGAAGGTCTTGTCATCATCCATCAGCTTGGTGATGTCGCGCTTGTCCTCGCGGGCTTGCAAGGCTTCGGAGGGCAGGCGGTAGGACCGCGCGGTGGCACCGCGCAGGCCCTGGTAGCTGCCGTCTTCCGGGTCGCGCTCGGCGGACGGGCCGATGGCCGCGCCAAGCTGCGCCTGACGCGCTTTTTCCTGCACGTCCTGGTCGACGGGGAAGTTGACGGCGGCCTGGGCGCTGTTCTCGCCGTCGCTGGGGGCCGGCAGGTTGGTGCTGGACGGGATCGCCAGCGGCGCGCGCGGCTTGTAGGCCAGACGCTGCTTCTGCTGCTTCGGAATGACGCCTGCGCCCTCCATCGCGGTCTGGAAGAGGTTGAACGACTGGGGCTTTTGTACGCCTTCATCATCGTCCTCGAAATAATTGTTGCTGGTATTGCAGCCGGCGATGCCAAGGCTGAGCACCAGAACAGCGAGGATTTTCCGCTTCATCCCAAAACTCCACAATGTGTGCGGCACAGGCCGCGCAGCCCAGCCATCGCGTTACGGGAGCCGACAGTCAACCGGGCTGCCGCAGTCAATTTGCGCATGTTGAGCGGATACAACAATCTTGCAAAAGAGTTAAGAGGGGGTTTGCGGCTTCTTCGCAAAGAAGGCGTCCCACATGAGCAACACAACGCCGACGACAATGGCTGCATCCGCAATGTTGAAGACATACCACGAATAACCGCCCGCGTTCAGGTGCACGAAGTCCACCACAGCGCCATAGGCCACGCGGTCGATCAGGTTGCCGGCCGCACCGCCCAGAATGACGCCGACGCCGAGCGCGACCAGCGGCGCCCCTGTGCGCATCAGCCACACGCCAAGGCCGACTATGCCGGCCATGGTCAGCCCCACCAGCACCCAGCGCCCGGCCCCGTCGGCCTGAAACAGGCCGTAGGAGATGCCGCGGTTCCACACCAGCGTGATGTCCATGAACGGCAGCAGCGCGATGGGCCCCTGGCTGAAGTCCGCCCGGTGCAGGACCCAAAGCTTGGTCGCCTGATCGGCAACCAGAATGAGAGCGGCCAGCGCGAGGGCAATGCCCCGCGCCCGTTGGATCGTCATGCGGCGAGGCCGTCAATCTCGGCCATGGCGGCCGCATCGCGTGGCGAAAGGTCCGGATAGCGGGCATCGCTCCCCACCTCCGGGCTCACCTTCCAGGACCTTGCGCACCGCTCGCCGTCCGCCTTGCGGATCTCGACCGCGACGCCGGGCACGTCCTGCAGGGTGAACGCGCCTTCGGGCGCCTCGCCCTCGTGGAGGCTGATGGCACTGGTGATGGTCACGTCCGCAAATTCGGTCCGGCGGGCCGCATCCAGCAGCGCAGGGTCGGAGATGGTGACGAACGGATGCGCCTCCAGCGAGGAGCGGATGCGCTTTTCGCGCCGCTCCACCTCAATGGCGCCCAGCACCACACGGCGCACGCGCTTGACCTTGTTCCACTCGGCCTCAAGCGCATCGTCGCGCCATTCGGCGGGGACTTCGGCGAAGAGTTCGAGGTGGATCGAGGTTTCGTTGCCGGCGGAGGCCCAGGTCTCCTCCATGGTGAAGGGGAGGAGGGGGGCCAGCCAGCGGGTGAGCGCGTTGAAGATCTCGCGCACGGTGGCGAGTGCTGCCTTGCGGCGGGCGGAGGAGGGCGCGTCGCAGTAGAGCGCGTCCTTGCGGATGTCGAAGTAGAACGCCGACAGCTCCACGTTGGCAAAGTTCATCAGCGTGTGGGCGACGTGGCCATAGTCGAACTTGCGGTAGGCCTCGCGGATCTCGGCATCCAGCACGGCGAGGCGGTGGAGCATCAGGCGCTCCAGCTCGGGCGCATTGGCGGCGTCCAGCGGCTCGCCGGTATCGTGGGCAAGGGTGCCCAGCATCCAGCGCAGCGAGTTGCGGATCTTGCGGTAGCCGTCGGCAACGCCCTTCAGGATCTCCTGCCCGATGCGCTGGTCGTCGGTATAATCCTGGCTGGCGACCCAGAGGCGCAGGATGTCCGCGCCGTACTGGCCGATGATGTCCTGCGGCGCGACGGTGTTGCCGAGCGATTTGGACATCTTGCGCCCGTCCTCGGCCATGGTGAAGCCGTGGGTGATGACGGTGTCGTAGGGCGCACGGCCGCGGGTGCCGCAGCTTTCCAAGAGCGACGAATGGAACCAGCCGCGGTGCTGGTCGGAGCCTTCGAGGTAGACGTCGGCGGGCCATTTGAGGTCGGGCCGCTGCTCCAGGCAGAAGGCGTGGGTGGAACCGGAATCGAACCACACGTCCAGAATGTCGGTGACCATCTCGAAGGCGGCAGGATCGTACCCGTCGCCGAGGAAGCGCGCGGCAGCACCGTCCGCAAACCATGCGTCCGCGCCTTCGGCCGCAAACGCGTCCGCGATGCGCTCGTTGACCGCTTCGTCGCGCAAGACCTCGCCGGTGGCCTTGTCGACGAACACGGTGATGGGGACGCCCCAGGCGCGCTGGCGCGACAGCACCCAGTCCGGCCGGTTCGCGATCATTCCGCGCAGGCGGTTCTTGCCGGCGGACGGGACGAAGCCGGTGTCGTCGATGGCTTTGAGCGCCCGCGAGCGGAGGGTGGAGCCGTCGCCAAGGTCCTTGTCCATCGCCACGAACCACTGGGGGGTGTTGCGGAAGATGACGGGCTTTTTCGAGCGCCAGGAGTGCGGATAGGAGTGCTTGAGGCGGCCTCTGGCGACCATCGCACCAGCGGCGGACAGTGCGTCGATCACCTTCTGGTTGGCGGTGCCTTTCTTGCCCTCGTCGGTGATGACGGCCTCGCCCTCGAACCCCGGCGCATCGGCCGTGAAGCGGCCATCGGCGCCGACGGTGTAGGGAATTTTCGTGTCGATGCCGGCAGCTTCGAGGTCGGCCTTGGCGTTCATCCAGGCCTCGAAGTCCTCCACGCCGTGGCCGGGCGCGGTGTGGACGAAGCCCGTGCCCGCATCGTCGGTGACATGGTCGCCGGCGAGCAGCGGCACGGTGAAATCGTAACCCTTGCCCGCAAGCGGGTGCGCGGCTTCGACGCCGTTCAGAAGCGCGGCCGGCACGTCATAGCGGCGCTCGAAGGCGGTGACGCGTGCGTCCTTGAAGATGCCTTCGGCCAGATTGTCGGCCATCACATAAAAAGCGCCGGTCTTCGCCCAGTTGTCGGCGGGCGCGTCGGTCACTTCATAGATGCCGTAGGACAGGCCAGGGCCGTAGGCGATGGCGCGGTTTCCGGGCATCGTCCAGGGCGTGGTGGTCCAGATGACGACCGATGCCTTTTCGAGCGCGGTGACCATCGCCTCGTCTTCTTCGGTGCCGGGTTCGGACGGGCTGGGGCGCACCGCGTTCATCGCCACCATCGGGTTGACGCGCTTTACCGGGAAGGCCACCGCGATCGTGTCCGACTGATAGTCGTGATACTCGACCTCGGCCTCCGCCAGCGCGGTGCGCTCCACCACAGACCACATCACCGGCTTGGAGCCGCGGTAGAGCTGGCTCGTCATGGCGAACTTCATCAGCTCGCGTGCAATCTGCGCCTCGGCCTTGAAGCTCATCGTCATGTAAGGGTCGGCAAAGTCGCCGATCACGCCGAGGCGCTTGAATTCCTCGCGCTGCACATCGAGCCAGCCCGTGGCAAAATCCCGGCATTCCTTGCGGAATTCGTTGATCGGGATCTCGTCCTTGTTCTTGCCGGCGGCGCGGTAGGCTTCCTCCACCTTCCACTCGATGGGAAGGCCGTGGCAGTCCCAGCCGGGCACATAGTTGGCGTCGTAACCCAGCATCTGGTGCGAGCGGATCACGAAATCCTTCAGGATCTTGTTGAGCGCGGTGCCGATGTGGATGTGGCCGTTGGCGTAGGGCGGGCCGTCGTGCAGCACGAATTTTTCGCGGCCGAGCGCGGCCTGCCGCTGCTGGGCATAAAGGTTGGCCCAGCGGGCCAGAATTTCCGGCTCCTTTTTGGGCAGACCCGCGCGCATCGGAAACTCGGTCTTGGGCAGGTAGATGGTCTTGGAATAGTCGCGGGCTTCGTTGCCGGCGGGGGTGTCAGCGGTCTCGCTCATGGTGTTGTCTTCGGGTTCGGCGCATCCTGCGCCACGTTTCGGCCGGAGCGCGGGCAACATGCCGGCGCGCTCAACGAAGGAATCTACGAGCCTTGGGGCGCGGGCGCCCGCGAACAATCCCGCGCCGCCGGTGGCTCGAAACCGGCAGCGCGGGCTTTAAATTCGCAATATCGGTGCGCGGCAATGCCCATTCATGGCGCAACGTCTACACCGGCTGCAGCGCGAAGGCGACCCGTTTGCGCGCAGCCCGTTCCGGTCCCGCCCCCGGGCGCTCCGGCCCCGTCAGCCAAGGATCTCCACCGTGACGACGCGGGCGAAGATATCGGGCTCGGCAAGAAGGAACGTGCGGATCGGTCCGGTGTGCTCCCGCTCGCGCCAGCGGCCTTCGGCGGCAAGCCTTGCCATCACAGGCTGGAAGCCCTGCTCGGCGTGCGTGTCGTCGCGCAGGGTGAAAACCCCGATCCCGCCCGGACGGGTGACGCGCGCAAGTTCCTCCAGCGCACTCGGCGGGGCATGCCCCGGCCCGAACGCACCGGCGCAGAGGAAGCCGGCAAACGCATCGTCCGCAAACGGAAGCGCCGTCAGGTCCGCGTGCTCCAGCGCGGCGTAGACGCCGTGCATTCTGGCGACGGCCCGCATCTCGGCGGAAATGTCGCAGCCGGTGATCGGGCCGTAGCCGAGCGCGGCCAGGCTTTCGCCGCCGAGCCCGGTGCCGCACGCGGCATCCAGCACGGGGCCGGCGCCGGGCGGCAGGTGACGGGCCAGGAAAGCCGCCGCAATGAAGGGCAGGCGGAGGCCCTTGCCGTAGTTTTCGGCATCGTAGGTCTTCGCCCACACATCATAATGCTGGCGTGTCTCTTCAGGCGACGTGGCCGCCCAGGCTCTGCCGAGGTCTCCACGGTCCGCCATCGGTGGCCCTAGAGGTTGTCGAGCATCGCGGGGGCACCCGAAACGCTGACGCCGGCGCCGGGCTCTTCCACCGAAAGCGCCTTCACGACGCCGTCGTCCACCAGCATGGCGTAGCGCTTGGAGCGGATGCCCATGCCGAAGCCGGAGGAGTCGTTGTCGAGGCCGACGGCACGGGTAAAGTCGGCCGAACCATCCGCAAGGAAGGTGATCTTGCCGGATGCGTCCGTCGCCTTCGACCATGCGTCCATCACGAACATGTCATTGACTGACACAACGGCCACTTCGGCCACGCCCTTGGCGGCAAATGCGTCCAGATTGTCGAGGTAGCCGGGCAAATGGTTGCTGTGGCAGGTGGGCGTGAACGCGCCCGGCACCGCGAAGATGACGACCTTGCGGCC
This window encodes:
- a CDS encoding glutamine amidotransferase; translation: MTNSVPPSSAQPVSPAPDLPILIVLHQANSTPGRVGQMLVKRGYKLDIRRPALGDRLPDTTRDHAGVVVFGGPMSANDTDAFIKREIDFINVPLAEETPFLGICLGAQMLAKTIGGHVASHSEGRVEIGYYDIAPTELGREMMGWPDKVYQWHREGFHTPQGTALLAEGQHYEQAFRVGPCAYGIQFHPELTLAMMHRWTTRGHARMSLPGARQRADHFRGRAVYDAPLKEWLSQFLDLWLPKRARLKSQDEDSASLRLTA
- a CDS encoding 5-(carboxyamino)imidazole ribonucleotide synthase; the protein is MTLQTGATIGIVGGGQLGRMMAMAALRLGFRVHVFAPPSGDNVAFAAAHETTLAHYDNAPAMAAFAADVDVLTFEFENVPVAALEGVGTPIRPAATALGAGQDRLTEKVFLQRCGLPVAPHADITDAASLDAARQSIPDGILKARRLGYDGKGQTRITPDVASADALAAIGNVPAILEKRIGFTAETSVVLVRGADGTSRSYDPALNTHENGILRQTSFPAPVEGDVAAEARRLTQGVADTLDYVGVLAVEFFVTDDPDAPLIANEMAPRVHNTGHWTMDGALTGQFENHIRAIAGWPLGDTSRIADVTMLNILGSEIDDLPRHVENPAARCHIYGKRSASPGRKMGHVNFIERTVDFAGNRW
- the purE gene encoding 5-(carboxyamino)imidazole ribonucleotide mutase, producing MGSQSDWETMRHAAETLDALDVPHAAKIVSAHRTPDRLYDFARKAKSEGFKVVIAGAGGAAHLPGMVASLTALPVFGVPVLSRTLSGWDSLLSIVQMPAGVPVGTLAIGRAGAVNAALLAAAVLALGDEALALRLDDWRAATTSAVADEPTDTP
- a CDS encoding pitrilysin family protein; the protein is MTLKHRLAGLGVAALTMLSVEAAIAQPIDLGDLTIAPDAETFTLDNGLDVVVIPDRRAPIVTHMVWYRVGSADEPPGKSGIAHYLEHLMFKGTEANPGNAFSTAIARVGGRENAFTSNDYTAYFQQVSKENLPDMMAFEADRMRGLVLTEAVSAPELNVVQEERRSRVETSPSAELGEAMDTALYVNHPYGDPIIGWPDELARLSHTDAVDFYKANYRPGNAVLVIAGDVTPDEIRALAGETYGKVPGGEPASVRTRPAAQKLRADRLVSLTDPRVNQPSTQTAWLVPSYTTAEPGVGEALDVLAEILGGSNTSRLYTALVRNEQLASSAGAYYQSSAVDDTRFLLYATPADGTDLETVEKRAREILADIAQNGVTDSDVARAKTAVLSSVIFAQDSQSTLARIFGAALTTGSTVEDVQEWPSRLNAVTAADVQNAAKAYLTNAGSVTARLLPGEGA
- the lspA gene encoding signal peptidase II, translated to MTIQRARGIALALAALILVADQATKLWVLHRADFSQGPIALLPFMDITLVWNRGISYGLFQADGAGRWVLVGLTMAGIVGLGVWLMRTGAPLVALGVGVILGGAAGNLIDRVAYGAVVDFVHLNAGGYSWYVFNIADAAIVVGVVLLMWDAFFAKKPQTPS
- a CDS encoding YdcH family protein; this translates as MQQDTLSVEQKLEVLREQHRDLDAAVDALEASGSTDLLQVKRLKKRKLQLKDEIRMLSARALPDIIA
- a CDS encoding tetratricopeptide repeat protein — encoded protein: MTSSGRVVNTQSGSPQNIASLTEVVNANPGDSSAYNVRGTAYGRAGKLNDALADFDKAIALNPQYYQAYANRALVYRRLDKPDQAVADYSAALRYNPSYDTALVGRGNIYRLRGNNEQALVDFNNAIRINPGDPRAYHNRALIYQAQNLHSFAVEDFGIAIGLDPKAPEPYNGRGVSYLATGDVDASFEDFNQALALDRKYADAWANRGRANETAGDLGKAKSDYSRAIQLRPGYPPAKEGLSRINSGRTLASAPT
- a CDS encoding pitrilysin family protein, which gives rise to MFRYLNRAIVVASFVFLGAGSAWAIDIQEVTSTRGITAWLVSDDTVPVVAVDVAFEGAGSAQDPEGKAGRANILASLLDEGAGDLDSVAFQTALQDNAVRLGFESSRDDLYGDMRALTSSVEKGFDLLALALTEPRFDDEALNRMRAQVITGLRRDINDADAVVSDLWARTAFPGHPYGTPSSGTIESVSALTREDFVEAHRNVIAKDNLFVAVVGDIDAETLKGLLDKAFGDLPDHANLTAVADIEPAAGVTVSESLDTPQTSIRFGGVGIERDDDDFIPAFVMNHILGGGTFSSWLFDEVREKRGLAYSVYSYMAPYEHTAIFGAGTATRNDQAEEAIKVILSQFEKMATEGPTEDELAAAKAYLTGSYALRFGSSASIARQLLFLQTEGLGMDYIDNRNDLINAVTLDDVRRSARRVFGDTPPTVAIVGPSEG
- the rpsU gene encoding 30S ribosomal protein S21 — protein: MQVLVRDNNVDQALKALKKKMQREGIFREMKMRNHYEKPSERKAREKAEAVRRARKLARKRAQREGLIPGKKRS